A single Anabas testudineus chromosome 10, fAnaTes1.2, whole genome shotgun sequence DNA region contains:
- the si:ch211-153b23.3 gene encoding uncharacterized protein si:ch211-153b23.3, with product MATSDGFPASFYGEPGVLGMLSNGISAFLVLLQNFNSARTGNPPVGVENILAGVHLILIGGICQVVAGLLSFRKYDHLSGTAFISYAALWSSYGATRIYFGASTETQTAAFAQHLTTNNSSLSTVVQSNICLNATSDAVCLLFLSIKESAIAGLVPYILLSFLLAFCSATVNYIMPFVFGAITATLIFEAVGVVGGSWALVVSGVLELLILVFAIYGSAALLVKGLTQRLVLKGFGTPLFNVLLLGTANSASAQSIGQEKKKNTKYAEPMALGFFCDTVAPFIFAFYSFGYMKSFGLGAAWVSIVTAAQLFSSYYAYLRQDCYHTTKFGLHATYWLIKAWDEFVVSAVIVEHSTVNSARQAMVGNWFFVVAGLVFCVGSLNMDVLEVIHNLLFVLLTVSTIPQIPQQSYYIFFGVACSLFTAASLYGTFSRLINTIAEKSLIPVGPQPVSTAQMKAVLQGCWSKQEEEEVPAQTGQVSDSLFYLLNGVAALSALHSSGSSTNPAFLHLTVPWVLISGAIVQVYVSRLQVTGGGRFGSVISSIYVAVWATWTWFRFAGNLLQLSTEAAYGFAAGAIAFLVINAFLMLIAAYRNLVLLFLTTIMEVVLVCFLLSTLSRLPYQLEMAMLALLSIISVYGALASLVNCIFSQRLLPMGPALLKERVKKESAAELPCPVANSHLTSGLVKIAGLLEEGGVCGIPTDTVYALAASCKNPQAIEKIYNIKDRPAEKPVCICISSVEQLVETNPPFSPLLWEFMRNVYPGGISCIVNKGEWLFKLGVGPAYARVGTKDTIMIRVPDHTVTAHLCNITGPLAITSANPSGEADSTHHSMVINRLGHKIQGVLCDGDSNEVVASTVVNCVKIDEGTITIVREGCVPAVKIQQIFDRVKSTMV from the exons ATGGCAACATCAGACGGGTTTCCAGCCAGTTTCTATGGTGAACCAGGAGTGTTGGGAATGCTATCCAATGGGATCAGTGCATTCCTCGTACTTCTGCAGAACTTCAACTCAGCTCGGACTGGCAACCCCCCAGTCGGGGTGGAGAACATCCTCGCAG GTGTTCATCTTATCCTCATTGGTGGTATATGCCAAGTGGTGGCTGGACTGCTGTCCTTCAGAAAATATGATCACCTAAGTGGCACTGCCTTCATCAGCTATGCTGCCCTTTGGAGCAGTTATGGTGCAACTCGAATCTACTTTGGTGCCTCGACTGAAACTCAGACCGCAGCATTTGCACAACATCTCACGACAAACAACTCGTCCCTTTCCACTGTTGTGCAAAGCAATATCTGCCTGAATGCCACCTCTGAtgcagtttgtcttttgtttctgtcaatAAAAGAGTCAGCAATTGCTGGTCTTGTCCCCTACATCCTTTTGTCCTTCCTCTTGGCCTTCTGCTCTGCTACAGTCAACTACATCatgccttttgtttttggagCCATCACAGCCACCTTGATTTTTGAAGCAGTAGGTGTGGTGGGGGGCTCGTGGGCTCTTGTGGTCTCTGGGGTTCTGGAGCTGCTCATTCTGGTTTTTGCCATTTACGGTTCAGCTGCACTGCTCGTCAAAGGTCTGACTCAGCGTCTAGTGCTCAAAGGCTTTGGTACCCCCCTCTTTAATGTTCTCCTGTTAGGGACCGCCAACTCAGCAAGTGCTCAGAGTATTGgtcaagagaagaagaaaaacacaaaatatgcaGAGCCAATGGCCTTGGGTTTCTTCTGTGACACTGTTGCTCCCTTCATCTTTGCTTTCTACAGCTTTGGGTACATGAAGTCCTTTGGTTTAGGAGCTGCCTGGGTCTCAATTGTCACAGCTGCCCAGCTGTTTTCTAGCTACTACGCCTATCTGCGCCAAGACTGCTACCACACCACAAAGTTTGGTCTTCATGCTACGTATTGGCTGATCAAGGCGTGGGATGAGTTTGTGGTATCTGCCGTGATTGTGGAGCACAGTACAGTGAACTCAGCGAGACAAGCAATGGTAGGAAACTGGTTCTTTGTGGTGGCAGGCTTGGTGTTCTGTGTGGGAAGCCTGAACATGGACGTCCTGGAAGTGATCCATaacctgctgtttgtgctgctcacTGTGTCCACAATCCCTCAGATCCCTCAGCAGAGTTACTACATCTTCTTTGGTGTAGCTTGTTCCCTGTTCACTGCAGCCTCCCTCTATGGTACCTTCTCACGTCTTATCAACACCATAGCAGAGAAATCTCTCATCCCTGTAGGCCCGCAGCCCGTGTCCACTGCTCAGATGAAGGCAGTTTTGCAAGGCTGCTGGTCtaaacaggaagaagaggaggtaCCGGCCCAAACTGGCCAGGTTTCAGACTCCCTGTTCTACCTTTTAAATGGGGTTGCTGCTCTCTCAGCCCTCCATTCAAGTGGCTCTAGTACAAATCCTGCCTTCCTGCATCTGACTGTCCCTTGGGTTCTTATCTCCGGAGCTATCGTTCAGGTCTATGTCAGTCGGCTGCAAGTTACAGGCGGTGGCCGGTTTGGATCTGTCATCTCATCTATCTATGTAGCAGTGTGGGCAACCTGGACCTGGTTTAGATTTGCAG GTAACTTACTGCAGCTATCTACAGAGGCAGCATACGGTTTTGCAGCAGGAGCCATTGCCTTCCTGGTTATTAATGCTTTCCTCATGTTGATTG CTGCCTACAGGAACCTGGTGTTGCTGTTTCTAACAACAATCATGGAGGTTGTTCTGGTCTGTTTCCTGCTGTCTACCTTGAGTCGACTACCGTATCAACTAGAAA TGGCCATGCTTGCACTGCTTTCAATCATTTCTGTATATGGAGCTCTGGCATCACTGGTCAACTGTATCTTCTCACAGAGGTTGCTGCCTATGGGCCCTGCCCTACTAAAG GAGAGAGTGAAGAAGGAGTCTGCTGCAGAGCTTCCATGTCCAGTGGCAAATTCCCATCTGACCAGTGGTCTCGTGAAGATTGCTGGTCTTCTAGAGGAAGGAGGAGTGTGTGGTATTCCCACAGACACAGTGTATGCCCTGGCTGCCTCCTGCAAGAACCCCCAGGCTATAGAGAAAATCTATAAcattaaa GACAGACCAGCAGAGAAGCCAGTCTGTATTTGCATCTCTAGTGTGGAGCAGCTGGTTGAGACAAATCCTCCCTTCAGTCCTCTGCTCTGGGAGTTTATGAGGAACGTGTATCCTGGAGGCATCAGCTGCATCGTCAACAAAGGAGAATGGCTGTTCAAACTAG GAGTGGGACCAGCTTATGCCCGTGTTGGTACCAAGGACACTATCATGATCCGTGTCCCTGATCACACTGTGACCGCCCACCTATGTAACATCACTGGACCCCTTGCCATAACCTCAGCCAATCCCAGTGGAGAAGCAGACAGCACCCACCACAGCATGGTCATCAA TCGACTTGGACACAAGATCCAAGGGGTTCTGTGTGATGGGGACTCTAATGAAGTTGTCGCCTCCACTGTGGTCAACTGTGTGAAGATTGATGAAg GGACCATCACCATTGTAAGGGAGGGCTGTGTCCCTGCAGTAAAGATCCAGCAGATCTTTGACAGAGTGAAAAGCACTATGGTTTGA